The following coding sequences are from one Mustela lutreola isolate mMusLut2 chromosome 5, mMusLut2.pri, whole genome shotgun sequence window:
- the CETN3 gene encoding centrin-3 isoform X2 yields MSLALRNELVVDKTKRKKRRELSEEQKQEIKDAFELFDTDKDEAIDYHELKVAMRALGFDVKKADVLKILKDYDREATGKITFEDFNEVVTDWILERDPHEEILKAFKLFDDDDSGKISLRNLRRVARELGENMSDEELRAMIEEFDKDGDGEIFSDEETETQNCFVPEQ; encoded by the exons ATGAGTTTAGCACTGAG aaaTGAGCTAGTAGtagacaaaacaaagaggaaaaaaagaagagaactctctgaagaacagaaacaagaaattaaagatgCTTTTGAACTGTTTGACACAGACAAAGATGAAGCAATAGATTATCATGAATTAAAG GTGGCAATGAGAGCCTTGGGGTTTGATGTAAAAAAAGCTGATGTACTGAAGATTCTTAAAGATTATGACAGAGAAGCCACAGGGAAAATCACCTTTGAAGATTTTAATGAAGTTG TGACAGACTGGATATTGGAAAGAGATCCAcatgaagaaatattaaaggcaTTTAAACtatttgatgatgatgattcaGGTAAAATAAGCTTGAGGAATTTGCGACGTGTTGCCAGAGAATTGGGTGAAAACATGAGTGATGAAGAACTTCGGGCTATGATAGAAGAATTTGATAAAGATGGTGATGGAGAAA
- the CETN3 gene encoding centrin-3 isoform X3: protein MSLALRNELVVDKTKRKKRRELSEEQKQEIKDAFELFDTDKDEAIDYHELKVAMRALGFDVKKADVLKILKDYDREATGKITFEDFNEVVTDWILERDPHEEILKAFKLFDDDDSGKISLRNLRRVARELGENMSDEELRAMIEEFDKDGDGEINQEEFIAIMTGDI from the exons ATGAGTTTAGCACTGAG aaaTGAGCTAGTAGtagacaaaacaaagaggaaaaaaagaagagaactctctgaagaacagaaacaagaaattaaagatgCTTTTGAACTGTTTGACACAGACAAAGATGAAGCAATAGATTATCATGAATTAAAG GTGGCAATGAGAGCCTTGGGGTTTGATGTAAAAAAAGCTGATGTACTGAAGATTCTTAAAGATTATGACAGAGAAGCCACAGGGAAAATCACCTTTGAAGATTTTAATGAAGTTG TGACAGACTGGATATTGGAAAGAGATCCAcatgaagaaatattaaaggcaTTTAAACtatttgatgatgatgattcaGGTAAAATAAGCTTGAGGAATTTGCGACGTGTTGCCAGAGAATTGGGTGAAAACATGAGTGATGAAGAACTTCGGGCTATGATAGAAGAATTTGATAAAGATGGTGATGGAGAAA